DNA sequence from the Desulfovibrio legallii genome:
GCCGCCCACGGCCAGGGCCTGCGAATACGGCCCCACGGCGCCGGGGGCTTTGTCCGTGGCAATCTGTTCCACACTGTTCATGGCATCTCCTTTTCTGCAGGCGCGGCCGTCGGCAAAGCCGAGCGGCCGCGCGTATGGTTGCGGCTTCAGCCTCTGCGGCGAAACCTATTTTTTACGCAGCACCTTACCGGCCAGGGCCGTTGTATCCAGGTTCGCGCCGTTGACCGTATGCGCGCCGTTGACAAAGACGTGCGCGATCCCGTCGGGGAACTGACGCGGCTCCGTAAAGGTGCCTTTGTCAATGATGGTCGCGGGGTCAAAAACAACGATATCGGCGTAGTTGCCGGGGCGCAGCACGCCGCGCCCCTCAATGCCGAACACGGCGGCGGGTCTGCCGGTCATTTTGCGTACGGCCTCGTGCAGCGGCAGCACCTTTTCTTCCCGCACGTATTTGCCGAGAACTCTGGGGAAGGCTCCGTACACGCGGGGATGGGGCGTGCCGCCCAGCAGGCCGTCGGTGCAGACGTTCATTTCAGGCCGGGCAATGAGCGTTTTGACGTGTTCTTCAAGCCCGTAAAAGTCCACCATGCCCACGGCGTTTTCTTCTTCGCGCAGCAGGTCAAAGGTGGCTTCAAGCGGCTCTTTGCCGCGCATTTCGCCCAACTGCACAAGGTTTTTGCCGACTACATCCGTATTGCGCGCTGTTTTTACGCTGGTGACGAAGATGCCGTCCAGCCCGGCAAAAGCCACAAAGTTATCCCAGCCGTGGATGCCGTGGGTAATATCGTGGACCATACGTTTTCTGTCTTCGGCATTGCCCAGGCGCTCTACCAGCTTGTCCGTGCCGCCGTCGTGCGCCCACGGCGGCAGAATGACGCCGAGCATGGTGCTGCCGGCCACATAGGGATACTGGTCGAACGAAACCCGGATGCCCTCTTTTTTAGCCTGCTCCAGCAGCGCAATGACCTGCGGGAAGAGGTGCGCGTTATTTTTGCCGCAGAGCTTAAAGTGCGAGAAATGCACCTTCACCCCGGAATCGCGCCCAATGTTGATGACCTCGTGCATGGAATCCACAATGGTGTCAGCTTCGCTGCGTTGGTGGATGACGAAGGGCACATCAAATTTTGCGGCAACCTTGCAGGTTTCCACCATTTCGCGCGTGTCCGCATAGGCGCAGGGCATATAAATGAGGCCAGTGGAAAAGCCGAATCCCCCCGCCTCCAGTTCCCGCGCAAGAATTTCGCACATACGCCGCAATTCCGCAGCATCAGCCACGCCGCTGCCCAGACCGCGCGCCTCCATGCGCACATTGCCGTGGGGCACCAGGTAGCACAGGTTGGTGCCCGACCCGTTTTTTTCCAGCAGATTCAGATAGTTTTCCGTTGTGCCGTAGGTCCAGTCCAGGTCATCTTTGTCCCCGTCCAGTCCCGCAAGGTTTTTGCGCCAGGGGCTGATGAACTGCTGCGGCAGCGGGGCCATGGAAATGCCGTCCTGGCCCAGAATTTCAGTGGTAATGCCCTGCCGCAGCTTGGGGGCCAGCTCCGGCTCCTTAAAGACTTCCAGATCAGAATGACTGTGGGTATCGATAAAGCCGGGGGCCACGGCAAGCCCTGCGGCGTCCACCACCACGTCCGCGTGGGGCGATTCCAGCCGCCCCACGGCCACAATGCGCTCACCTTCCATCAGCAGGTCGCCCGGCGTTCCCGGAGCGCCCGTGCCGTCAATCAACATGCCATTTTTGATCAATGTTTTCATGGTATCCTCCGTGATGTGCCAAAAGGCCGATCAGGATTTTGCCGCTGCGGGTTTCTCGTTTTTGATGGTCAGCGCCACCAGCAGGGCCAGGATGGTGCCGCCCATGAGGAAAAAGAAAGCCCACTCAAACGAACCGCCGTTCAGGTCGATAAGTTTGCCCACGGCCCAGCCGGCCACAATGCCGGCCATCTGCCCGCCAAAATTGACCGTGGCCGACCCCGCGCCCATGATGGCCGGGGGAATGGAATCCACCACAATGCCCCAGAAGGCTGCAAAAGCCAGGAAAAGGAAAAAGGCCGCCACACACTGGGCCGTTACGCTGCCGGTAACGGTTTCAGCCTTGAACGTGACATAGAGGGCAATGGCCGCAATGGCGCAGGTGGGAATAAAAATCCATTTTCTGTGCACGCCCTTGGCCTTGAGATTGTCGGAAAAAAATCCGCCGATAATCAGGGCCACAGTGCCCACAAAAAACGGCAGGGAGCCCAGAAGGCCCAACTCGGCCAGAGAAAAGCCGCGCCCCTTGATGAGGTAGGAGGGCAGCCAGCTCACAAAGCCCCAGTAGGTGATGTCAAAGGCAAACCAGATGATGACCATCTGCCAGAGGATGGGTTGGCGCATAAGCTGGCCGAAGGTGGGTTTTTCCTGCCCGGAGGCGCTCAGAGAAACAATGCCGGGGTCCTCCTCCAGCTCTTTGAGCTCCTCGGCGCTCATGCCGGGGTGGTCCTTGGGGTCGTTGCGCACATACAGGTACAGGGCCAGGGCGATGAGCAGGCCGGGAAGGCCCAGCACCACAAAGACGTGCCGCCAGCCGAACATGCTGATGATGCTGGCCGCCGCCATGGTGGCCAGGGCCGGGCCCAGCGCGTTTACGCAGGACTGGATGGCCGTGGCTGTGGCGCGCTGACTGGAGGGGAAGTAGGTGGCTATGGTCTTCCACGAAGCCGAGGGAAAGGCCGCCTCGCCGATGCCGAACACGCAGCGCACCACCAGCATAATGGGCAGAGAGAAAACAAGGCCCGTCATGCTGGTGAACACGGACCACCAGGTAATGGCCCCGGCCATGACCTTGCGCGGGCCGAACTTGTCGGCCAACAGCCCGCCGGGAATCTGAAACAGCGCATAGCCTACAAAAAAGGCGCTCATGATGAGCCCCAGTTGCTCGTTGGTAAGATTGAAATCCGCGCCGATATAGGGCAGCGCAATGCCCATGACCATGCGATCGAGGAAGGAAAACAGCCACGCCGTCAGCATAATGCCGAGCACCGTGTAGCGAACTCGCCAAAACCCTTTTGAAGCGGAACCAGCTTGCATAAACCCCCCAATCCATATAAGTTGGGAATATTTTTAATAAATATTCACGGCGGCTTTGCCCGCCATAAACACGCATCCTCCGATAACCGGCTAAAAAACCGTTGCGTCAGCTGCGCCGCCACGGCTGCGACGGCGCTCCGGACGCCTGTGGGAAGCGGTCGGGCGCCGCCCCCCACAGGCATGGAATCCGTCGCAGGGCCACGGCGCGGTCAGGCCCGGGCCAAATTGCGGCCTGTCGCGCTTACGCAAGCAGCGCCTTGCTGATGGCCGCATAACCTGCCGTGGCGGCATACAGCTGGCTTTCTTCAATATATTCGTCGATGGTGTGCGCGAGATTTTCTCTGGAAGGTCCAAAGCCCAGGGTTTTTATGCCGCACTCACCGGCGTAGTGGCTGCCGTTGGTGCAGAACGAATAGTGGGAAATGGAAGGCTCAAGTCCGGCCCCGCGCAGGCCCTCCAGAGCCTTGCGCACAAAGTCCTCGTTTTCATCGAACAGCCAGCCGGGGAAAAAACGCTCGCCCTCAATGACATTGCCGGTCCAGCAGTTTTCCCGGCCGGAGGCATAGGACGCCTTGGCCTTGAAATCCTTGGACGCGCCCTGCAGCCMGGCAATGACCTCCCGGTACGGCAGCAGCACGTCTTCGGGGGTTTCGCCCACCAGCAGCCGCCTGTCGCAGGTGGCGCGGCAGTGGCTGGGCACCACGGAAGCGCCGGGGTAAGGGGTCGAAATGATGTCGGTCACCACAGAAACGCCCGCCCCTAGCACCGGCTGCACCTTGGGCTGGATCAGGCTCAACCCGTCGATAAGCCGCACCATGGAAAGCACGGCATTGACGCCCTTGTCCGGATTGGCCGAGTGCGCGGGTACGCCGAAGGTTTCCAGAACCACCTCGGCCCGGCCGCGCTGGCCGATTTTGAGATTCAGTTCCGAAGCCTCGCCGATGATCACCACATCGGGATTGACGCGACGGCTGATGGCGCGCGCCGCCACGCCCTCAAAGCACTCTTCGTGCACCACGCCGGAAACGCAGATTTCACCGGCAAAATCCTTGCCCGTGTCATGGGCAAACCTGGCCGCCGCGCACGCCATGGCGGCCACTGCGCCCTTCATGTCCGAAGTGCCCCGGCCGTAAATTTTGCCGTCCGTCACTTCGCCGCCAAAGGGGTCGTGCGTCCACACGCTGGGGTCCGGCACGGGCACGGTATCGATATGCCCGTCGTACAAAAGGGTTTTTCCGGGCCGCTTGCCCTTGATGGTCCCGATGATGCTGCCGTATTCGTCCACCACCACATCGTCAAAGCCCTGAGAGGTCATAAAGGTCCGCAAAACCTCCACCACATCCTTTTCCTGGCCGGAAAGGCTGGGGGTACGCACAAGATCCACGCAAAGGTCGCGGACGCGCTTTTTATCTTCATTGTTCAGCATTGGCATTACTCCTCTTCCTGGCAGGGATGCTGTCCGTACCAGACGATATTGCGGTACATTTCGGGCGATGTGTCGCCCTCGGTACTGACAAGCAGCACCTGCGACCGGGCGTTCAGGCCAAGGGCCTCGCGCAGCCCGGCCATGGACTCGTGCTTCATGATGTATTCCAGAGCGCCGACGGTGACGGCCCCCGATTCTCCGCTGACCACGGGGGCGTCGGCGGTATGGGGCGAGGCCAGGATGCGCATGCCGTTGGCGGCAATGCAGTCGTCGCAGGCCAAAGCGGCCGTGGCGTAGTCCCTGAGGACATTCCAGCTCACCGTGCTCGGTTCGCCGCAAGCCAGCCCCGCCATAATGGTGGGCATATGGCCGGTAACGGCGTGGGGAGCGCCGTCCGCAGCCTTGAGCGAGCCGTAAATGCAGTCGGCCAGGCGCGGTTCCACAATGGTGGTGACCGGCGTCTCCTCGCCCAGTCTGGCGGCAAAGTACCCCAGCACCGCACCGGCAAAGGAACCCACGCCGGCCTGGAGAAAAAGGTGCGTCGGGCGGGCTACGCCGTACTCGCGCAGTTGTTGCGCCGCTTCATGGGCAAGGGTCATATAGCCCTGCATGATCCAGCGCGGGATGTCCTCGTAGCCTTCCCAGGCCGTGTCCTGCACCATGACGCCGTCGTGGGCCTCGGCATACTGGTTGGCCAGGCGCACGGCATCGTCATAGTTGAGGTCCGTAACGGTGCAGGTGGCGCCGGTCTTGCGGATGTTTTCCGCACGAGCGCGCGCAGAGCCTTTGGGCATGAAGACAACGGCCTTCTGCCCCAGCTGCTGCGCCGTCCAGGCCACGCCGCGCCCGTGGTTGCCGTCGGTGGCGGTTACGAAGGTGATGTCGCCGAGCTTTTGCCGCACTTCCGGAGAGCAGAGTTTTTCACGCGTAAGCGATTCAATGGGCGTCCCCAGTTTCGCGGCCAGGTAGCGTCCCATGGCGTAAGCCCCGCCCAACACCTTGAAGGCGTTGAGCCCGAAACGCTTGGATTCGTCCTTGACGAAAACGCCACCCAGACCAAGATCGGCGGCCAGCGCCCGCAGCCGGACCAGCGGGGTGGGCGCGTATTCGGCAAAACTCTCGTGAAAAGCCTGCGCCCGCGCGGCTTCCTCCAGGCTGTACGGCGCAAGCCCCGCGGCTTGCCGGGAAGGCTTTTTCCCGGCGTTGATGATATAGGATACTGACTTCATGAACTCCTCCACTTGCGTTGCTGCGGTATAAAAAGCAAAGAAGGTGCCAACCTTCAATTTTAAGATAATTTCATTTTATTTTACATTGTTATATATAATTACGAGCCATAAAAACGGCCCTTCAATTTTCTCATTATGAGAAATTTCTCAAAATGAGAAGACTGAAGGGCCCGATTTTATCATTCTGGTAAACGCAGACGGCGTGCAGCTGTCTTCCCCTGCCGGCGTCTGTTGCCCCGTAGCGGGGGCCGTTTTATCCGCCCTGCATGGCGCGCAGCTTCCTGTAGAGCGTGGCAACGCCAATGCCCAGGGCTGCGGCGGCCTGTTTTTTGCCCTCCACCGTATCCCCGTATACGGCAAGGGCCTGCCGGACGGCGTTTTCCTCCAGTTCCCGCAAAGGCACTATGGGGGCTGCCTGGGCGGGCGGGGGCGATGCCGATCCTCCTCCGGATGGAAAGCGGAAAGAACGCTGGGCGTCATGGTGCGCCGCCATGGCCGCCTCGCTGATTTTCCGGGGCAGCATGGCGCAGGTCAGGTCGCCGCCAGGATTAATATTGACCATATATTCCATGCAGTTCTGAAATTCACGCACATTGCCCGGCCAGGGATAGTGCTGGAGCTTCTCTACCATGGCCGGGCTCAAGCGCATGGGCCATTTGCCCAACGACGTGCAAAACCGGCTCAGAAAAAATTCCCCAAGCTGGGGGATGTCTTTTTTCCGCTCCCGCAACGGCGGCAAATGGATGGGGATGACATTGAGCCGGTAATACAGATCCTCCCGGAACATGCGTTCCGCCACCAGCGCCTGCAAATCCTCATTTGTCGCGGCAATGATGCGCACGTCTACAGAAATGAGCCTGTTGGAGCCAAGCCGGGTAAAACTCCTGTCCTGCAGCACCCGCAGCAGCTTGACCTGCAGGTGCAGCGACATGGAGCTCACTTCATCCAGAAAGACCACGCCGTGGTTGGCCAGCTCAAACTTGCCCATGCGGCCGGACCTGTTGGCCCCGGTAAAAGCGCCGCTTACATAGCCGAAGAGTTCGCTTTCCAGCAGGTGGCCGGGAATGGCCCCGCAGTTGATGGCGATGAAAGGCTGGTCGCGCCGGTCGCTTTCAGCATGGATAGCCCTGGCGAAAATCTCCTTGCCCGTACCGCTCTCGCCCGTGATCAGCACCGTGGAGACGGAATCGGCTATCTGCAGGACCCGTTTTTTCAGTTGCCCCACCACGGGGCTTTCACCGATGATGCTGGCCACTCCGGCTCCCACGGCGCTCGCGGCCCGACCATCCGCACCCAGCCGCCCGGCAAAACTGGTGGTGCTTTCCGCCACCAGCACATTGGCAAAGCTGTCGTCCCCGTCTTCAAACCAGATATGGTTGCCGAACAGGGTTACTTCCTTGTGGGGCAGCCGCACCACAAACTCATCGGCGTCCAGCACGGTATTGCCTGTTTTGCTCAGCTCCAGGCCGGTCCCTTCGTAGTCTTCAGGAATGGCCAGCTCCTTGCGCGCCATTTCGTTGCAGAAGCTGATCCGCCCTCCGCGGGAAAACACGATAATGATGCGCGGGTTGGAATCCGTCACGCGCATGAGCATATCAAGTTTGCGCTCGGCCTGACGGGAAGAGCGGCGCTCCAGGGCGTTCATGGCCAGCAGATGGGAGGTCTGCTCCAGAAATTCCATGTAAAATGTCTTATTGGCGAGTACGGTCTTTTTTCGCTCTTCCGAAAAGCAAAGCAGACCAATAATGCCCACGGTCTTGCCCCCCACCACGATAGGCGAGCAGATATTGAGCATTTCCCGGCAATTGCGCAGGTTGGGGCAGGCGCGGCAAATGGGGTGCTCCCGCGGGTTGTCAAGGCAGATGGTCCGCATGGTACGCATGGCTGTAAAGTACAGCTCCCCGGCGTCCTCAATGCTTTCGCCAATGCCGGCCGCATAGCCGCCCGTGCCGMCCAGCCGGATCAGATCGGCGTCCACGATCTCTATATCCATCTGGGTGACGGTAGCCAGCATATTAGTAAAGGCTGTAATCTTTTTACCCATGTATTTCAGTGGATTATCAACTTGCATAGCCATATGCACCTGTTTTGCGGCTTGAGCGTGTAGCGCTTCGGGGCACAGTGGAGGCCGCAAGGCCGCGGTTTTCGTGCCGCCGGACGCGCTGGAACGGGAGGGCAGTGCCCACAAAAAAGCGCCTTCGTGAGACAGCAATAAAATGGCAGGGCTTCAGGCGCAACCACCCCGAAAAAGAAGCGACGGCGAAAACGCCGCCCCCCCTGTCGCCGCAAAGGGGCGAACCAGCGCGAAGAAAAGGTTCCCCTGCGACGGCCAACGGGCTTGCACCTTTATCCTTATTTTTTTACTATGCTTCACAGCACGACCACAACCTGCCTCCGACAGCGGGCACGGCCTGCGAACGGGCCCCTTGCCGTCAAAAGTACGGTTCATAAAAATACGCACAGCCGCGCGGGCAGACCCCGGTTATTGCTGTACAGATATAAATATAATTTATTTGAGCTGTTATATGTCAGCCAGAGCGCTTTGTATGCTCCGGCCGGCGGCAGCCCTAAACAAAAAACATCTTCAGAGCAGGTTCCCTTTGCGCAGGTGTCGTCTCAACGCTTACGGCGCCTCTAACGGCTCAAATACATTGTGCTTGCGCCCCTACGCGGACGTTTGCCTAGGCAGCCGCCAAGGCATTGCAAGGTTAAAACAGCCTAACAAGAACAATTACCATCTTGTCAGCCACCGCAAAATGCCGTAGGGTAATGCGCGTACCCGCAGGCCGCATTCCCCTCTGCAAGCCGCGCGGCCGCGGCGCAGGAGAAGTCATGGCGTGTAAGAAAAACACCGGCATCTATGTGGCCGCCCTGCTGCTCTTTCTGGGCGGTGTGGGCTATCTGACGTACTCCGGCTTTGCCGAAAACAGCGTTTACTTCCTCAATGTTTCCGAGGCCAGGGCCGCCACACCCGAAAAGCTCACCGCGGCTCGTCTGTTCGGCACCGTGGCCGAGGCCGGACTTGCCCCGCACAGCGCCGGTCCCGGCGTGGACTTTCGCCTGGTGGACAAAGACAACGTGCACCAGACCATTGACGTCACCTACAGCGGCGTGGTGCCCGATACCTTCAAGCCTGGGGCCGAAGTCATTGTGGAAGGCGGCATGGGGCCCGAAGGCCGCTTCAAGGCCAAAACTCTCATGACCAAGTGCCCTTCCAAGTATCAGAAAGAAAACCGGCGCGGCTGACCCGCCGCCGCCCCGTGCCCCCGATACCGCGTCCGTCCGAGGCCGGGCGCGCGCTCTTTTGCGCGCCGTAAGGCCGGAACGCCCGTCAAAGGACTCTCATGTACGTATTCGCCTTCGCTCTCCTGCTTCTCGTACTGCTGGCCGCGCTGGGCGGCGGCGGCCTGGCCCTGCTGCAGCTATGGCAGGGCCGCGATGACTGCCTGCGCCTGGTGGAAAAAGCCCACCTGGTCATCAGCGCCGCCCTGACCCTGGCCTCGGCCCTGCTGCTGCACGCCCTGT
Encoded proteins:
- a CDS encoding cytochrome c maturation protein CcmE, whose amino-acid sequence is MACKKNTGIYVAALLLFLGGVGYLTYSGFAENSVYFLNVSEARAATPEKLTAARLFGTVAEAGLAPHSAGPGVDFRLVDKDNVHQTIDVTYSGVVPDTFKPGAEVIVEGGMGPEGRFKAKTLMTKCPSKYQKENRRG
- a CDS encoding MFS transporter; this translates as MLTAWLFSFLDRMVMGIALPYIGADFNLTNEQLGLIMSAFFVGYALFQIPGGLLADKFGPRKVMAGAITWWSVFTSMTGLVFSLPIMLVVRCVFGIGEAAFPSASWKTIATYFPSSQRATATAIQSCVNALGPALATMAAASIISMFGWRHVFVVLGLPGLLIALALYLYVRNDPKDHPGMSAEELKELEEDPGIVSLSASGQEKPTFGQLMRQPILWQMVIIWFAFDITYWGFVSWLPSYLIKGRGFSLAELGLLGSLPFFVGTVALIIGGFFSDNLKAKGVHRKWIFIPTCAIAAIALYVTFKAETVTGSVTAQCVAAFFLFLAFAAFWGIVVDSIPPAIMGAGSATVNFGGQMAGIVAGWAVGKLIDLNGGSFEWAFFFLMGGTILALLVALTIKNEKPAAAKS
- the dpaL gene encoding diaminopropionate ammonia-lyase, yielding MKSVSYIINAGKKPSRQAAGLAPYSLEEAARAQAFHESFAEYAPTPLVRLRALAADLGLGGVFVKDESKRFGLNAFKVLGGAYAMGRYLAAKLGTPIESLTREKLCSPEVRQKLGDITFVTATDGNHGRGVAWTAQQLGQKAVVFMPKGSARARAENIRKTGATCTVTDLNYDDAVRLANQYAEAHDGVMVQDTAWEGYEDIPRWIMQGYMTLAHEAAQQLREYGVARPTHLFLQAGVGSFAGAVLGYFAARLGEETPVTTIVEPRLADCIYGSLKAADGAPHAVTGHMPTIMAGLACGEPSTVSWNVLRDYATAALACDDCIAANGMRILASPHTADAPVVSGESGAVTVGALEYIMKHESMAGLREALGLNARSQVLLVSTEGDTSPEMYRNIVWYGQHPCQEEE
- a CDS encoding sigma-54-dependent Fis family transcriptional regulator produces the protein MAMQVDNPLKYMGKKITAFTNMLATVTQMDIEIVDADLIRLXGTGGYAAGIGESIEDAGELYFTAMRTMRTICLDNPREHPICRACPNLRNCREMLNICSPIVVGGKTVGIIGLLCFSEERKKTVLANKTFYMEFLEQTSHLLAMNALERRSSRQAERKLDMLMRVTDSNPRIIIVFSRGGRISFCNEMARKELAIPEDYEGTGLELSKTGNTVLDADEFVVRLPHKEVTLFGNHIWFEDGDDSFANVLVAESTTSFAGRLGADGRAASAVGAGVASIIGESPVVGQLKKRVLQIADSVSTVLITGESGTGKEIFARAIHAESDRRDQPFIAINCGAIPGHLLESELFGYVSGAFTGANRSGRMGKFELANHGVVFLDEVSSMSLHLQVKLLRVLQDRSFTRLGSNRLISVDVRIIAATNEDLQALVAERMFREDLYYRLNVIPIHLPPLRERKKDIPQLGEFFLSRFCTSLGKWPMRLSPAMVEKLQHYPWPGNVREFQNCMEYMVNINPGGDLTCAMLPRKISEAAMAAHHDAQRSFRFPSGGGSASPPPAQAAPIVPLRELEENAVRQALAVYGDTVEGKKQAAAALGIGVATLYRKLRAMQGG
- a CDS encoding N-acyl-D-amino-acid deacylase family protein; the protein is MKTLIKNGMLIDGTGAPGTPGDLLMEGERIVAVGRLESPHADVVVDAAGLAVAPGFIDTHSHSDLEVFKEPELAPKLRQGITTEILGQDGISMAPLPQQFISPWRKNLAGLDGDKDDLDWTYGTTENYLNLLEKNGSGTNLCYLVPHGNVRMEARGLGSGVADAAELRRMCEILARELEAGGFGFSTGLIYMPCAYADTREMVETCKVAAKFDVPFVIHQRSEADTIVDSMHEVINIGRDSGVKVHFSHFKLCGKNNAHLFPQVIALLEQAKKEGIRVSFDQYPYVAGSTMLGVILPPWAHDGGTDKLVERLGNAEDRKRMVHDITHGIHGWDNFVAFAGLDGIFVTSVKTARNTDVVGKNLVQLGEMRGKEPLEATFDLLREEENAVGMVDFYGLEEHVKTLIARPEMNVCTDGLLGGTPHPRVYGAFPRVLGKYVREEKVLPLHEAVRKMTGRPAAVFGIEGRGVLRPGNYADIVVFDPATIIDKGTFTEPRQFPDGIAHVFVNGAHTVNGANLDTTALAGKVLRKK
- a CDS encoding YgeY family selenium metabolism-linked hydrolase; this translates as MLNNEDKKRVRDLCVDLVRTPSLSGQEKDVVEVLRTFMTSQGFDDVVVDEYGSIIGTIKGKRPGKTLLYDGHIDTVPVPDPSVWTHDPFGGEVTDGKIYGRGTSDMKGAVAAMACAAARFAHDTGKDFAGEICVSGVVHEECFEGVAARAISRRVNPDVVIIGEASELNLKIGQRGRAEVVLETFGVPAHSANPDKGVNAVLSMVRLIDGLSLIQPKVQPVLGAGVSVVTDIISTPYPGASVVPSHCRATCDRRLLVGETPEDVLLPYREVIAXLQGASKDFKAKASYASGRENCWTGNVIEGERFFPGWLFDENEDFVRKALEGLRGAGLEPSISHYSFCTNGSHYAGECGIKTLGFGPSRENLAHTIDEYIEESQLYAATAGYAAISKALLA